One bacterium genomic region harbors:
- a CDS encoding glycosyltransferase family 2 protein, whose amino-acid sequence MDKREKISAFIITFNEERYLEACIQSVSFCDEIIVIDSFSQDRTVEIAKQLGAKVFTRAWPGYRAQKAFGLEQCENEWVLNIDADERVTPELKENILSALSQAKSKNINGYYMNRVVFFLDRWWRRGGWYPEYRLRLLRKSKTTWGGTDPHEKPIVEGQTETLGGELEHYTYKNIEDQFSRLNKHSTDAAREEYQLGGRASLFSLIVNPLVRFFKFYVIKRGFSEGKAGFIVALAEAYYTFMKYAKVWEHEFNERKKRS is encoded by the coding sequence ATGGATAAAAGAGAAAAAATATCGGCATTTATTATAACTTTCAACGAAGAGCGCTATTTGGAGGCGTGTATCCAGAGTGTTTCTTTTTGCGATGAAATTATTGTGATCGATTCTTTCTCCCAAGATCGCACCGTTGAAATCGCCAAGCAGCTTGGCGCTAAGGTTTTTACGAGAGCTTGGCCAGGGTATCGTGCGCAGAAAGCATTCGGACTGGAACAATGTGAGAATGAATGGGTTTTAAATATTGATGCTGATGAGCGCGTTACTCCAGAGCTCAAAGAAAATATTCTATCTGCATTGAGCCAAGCCAAGTCGAAAAATATCAACGGCTATTATATGAACAGGGTTGTGTTCTTTTTAGACCGTTGGTGGAGGCGCGGAGGGTGGTATCCCGAATATCGCTTGCGGCTTTTACGTAAATCTAAAACTACTTGGGGCGGAACAGATCCTCACGAAAAGCCAATTGTCGAAGGACAAACTGAGACTTTGGGGGGCGAACTTGAACACTACACTTATAAGAATATCGAAGATCAATTTAGTCGCTTGAATAAGCATTCCACGGATGCTGCGCGCGAAGAGTATCAGTTGGGAGGCAGAGCAAGTTTATTTTCCTTGATTGTTAACCCTTTAGTTAGATTTTTTAAATTTTATGTAATAAAGCGAGGGTTCAGTGAGGGCAAGGCTGGGTTTATTGTAGCTTTAGCTGAGGCCTATTACACATTTATGAAGTATGCCAAAGTTTGGGAACATGAGTTCAATGAACGTAAAAAGAGGTCTTAA
- a CDS encoding HAD family hydrolase has product MQKPSKQKAVFLDRDGTINVDLGYINRPEDLVLIKGAAAAIGNLKRSGFHVFVVTNQSVIGRGEATSETIEQIHARMQQLLSAEDPAATLDYIAYCPHLSEDNCQCRKPKTAMFAEISQRFSIDLGQSYMVGDKLSDLEFGWNIGLPKTRAILVHTGYGVRHLAKVCQENDVPVHVNSILEAQALITSN; this is encoded by the coding sequence GTGCAGAAACCAAGTAAGCAAAAGGCTGTATTTTTGGATCGTGACGGCACGATCAATGTCGACCTAGGTTATATCAACCGACCTGAGGATCTAGTTTTAATCAAAGGTGCTGCGGCGGCGATTGGAAATTTAAAGCGATCGGGCTTTCATGTTTTTGTCGTCACTAATCAGTCAGTGATTGGGCGAGGTGAAGCAACTAGTGAAACTATCGAGCAAATTCATGCAAGAATGCAGCAGCTTTTAAGCGCTGAGGATCCTGCCGCGACGCTAGATTATATTGCTTATTGCCCACATTTATCGGAGGATAACTGCCAATGCCGTAAGCCTAAAACTGCAATGTTTGCTGAGATTTCGCAGCGCTTTTCAATCGACCTTGGACAATCGTATATGGTTGGAGATAAACTCTCAGACCTTGAATTTGGGTGGAACATTGGATTGCCAAAAACACGAGCAATCTTAGTTCACACAGGTTATGGAGTACGGCACCTTGCAAAGGTTTGTCAGGAAAACGATGTGCCTGTGCACGTGAATAGTATTCTCGAAGCACAAGCGCTAATAACGAGTAATTAA
- a CDS encoding sigma-70 family RNA polymerase sigma factor: MSITTARTNLNPPSDQVLIDQFLKGSHESFAELVNRYQTKVFHLAMRLTRNQEDAEEVLQEVFVTIFRKLDSFQGNSAFSSWLYRITANCAFMLLRRRKVRMAMSLDDSRLKIETSDELIDRDYTVCPDERTLGSEIRSSLSSAIEKLPVEYRTVFVMRDMDGLSNEETADALGITVPAVKSRLHRSRLMLRKRLRKVYDSIRAVESRSVLKAVA, encoded by the coding sequence ATGAGTATTACAACTGCACGCACTAATCTGAATCCACCAAGTGACCAGGTTTTAATCGATCAATTCTTAAAAGGTTCACACGAGAGTTTTGCTGAACTCGTTAATCGCTACCAAACAAAAGTATTTCACCTTGCAATGCGCTTAACGCGCAACCAAGAAGACGCCGAAGAAGTATTGCAAGAAGTATTTGTGACAATCTTCCGCAAACTCGACAGCTTCCAAGGTAACTCCGCATTTTCTAGCTGGCTCTACCGCATTACTGCTAACTGCGCATTTATGTTGTTACGTCGCAGAAAAGTTCGTATGGCCATGTCGCTCGATGATAGTCGCTTAAAAATCGAAACTTCAGATGAGCTGATCGATCGCGATTACACTGTATGTCCCGATGAACGCACCTTAGGTAGCGAAATTCGAAGCTCACTCTCGAGTGCGATCGAAAAGCTACCTGTTGAATACCGCACTGTGTTTGTAATGCGTGACATGGACGGGCTTTCCAATGAAGAAACAGCTGATGCGCTTGGGATTACAGTGCCGGCCGTTAAATCTCGCTTGCATCGTTCACGCTTAATGCTACGTAAACGCTTACGTAAAGTCTACGATTCAATCCGTGCGGTTGAAAGTCGTAGCGTCTTAAAGGCTGTTGCGTAG
- a CDS encoding phosphotransferase, whose translation MSNIFPPGNFTLDRSENDLSLHIHRIGAQVPNLFTLQAEDRIKITGGRGGSFYYKSSPKGLIVRQYLRGGMMRFVSHDKFVSLSKDPLLYRPFRELQILNYLACNNVSVPEVMAASVKRSGFLYRGMLATTVIEGSRNLAELNQKNCELVLIERFAEKAAEQALDVLKLGIFHPDLHPANVIVDAAGNIYLIDFDNAFKISNNLIGRLDLLKRWIRYCHKYQLSEGLVRGFERGMSGNNHGRF comes from the coding sequence ATGAGCAATATTTTTCCACCCGGCAATTTTACATTAGATAGATCAGAGAATGACTTGAGTTTGCACATCCATCGAATCGGAGCGCAGGTCCCCAATCTTTTTACCTTGCAGGCGGAAGATCGAATAAAAATTACAGGCGGTCGCGGCGGAAGTTTCTATTATAAAAGCTCACCCAAGGGATTAATTGTGCGTCAGTATCTACGTGGCGGGATGATGCGCTTTGTCTCGCATGATAAATTTGTCAGTCTTTCTAAGGATCCGCTGCTCTATCGCCCTTTTCGCGAACTGCAAATTTTAAATTACTTAGCCTGTAATAATGTCTCAGTGCCTGAAGTGATGGCAGCAAGTGTCAAAAGATCAGGCTTTTTATACCGGGGCATGCTCGCAACGACTGTCATTGAAGGTTCTAGAAACTTGGCGGAACTCAACCAGAAAAACTGTGAGCTTGTGCTGATTGAACGTTTTGCTGAGAAAGCAGCTGAACAAGCGCTAGATGTTCTTAAATTAGGAATTTTTCATCCAGACCTTCATCCTGCCAACGTCATAGTTGATGCAGCTGGAAATATTTATTTAATAGATTTCGACAATGCTTTTAAAATTTCTAATAATCTAATTGGGCGTTTGGACTTACTAAAACGCTGGATCAGATATTGTCATAAATATCAGTTGTCAGAAGGATTGGTTAGAGGCTTTGAGCGGGGGATGAGTGGTAATAATCATGGACGTTTCTGA
- the waaF gene encoding lipopolysaccharide heptosyltransferase II, with product MAQNERARITAERILLVQTSFLGDLVLSTPVISALQEIFPAAKISLLTTVESADLVRSDPHVNAVITFDKRRSDAGLKGLFRLAKQLRGEKFDLAVSLHRSWRTAVLLFLAGIPRRVGFAEASARFLYTQTCPGRDLEHAVLRNLAIVRNFGVDPQTLPADLKLCLPQAAREKAAQVLQTFGNKRIVTIAPGSVWLTKRWLPEYFAEVARQLNAADFAVCLVGGPSDREAAQLIETTTGSQVLNLVGKLTLIESAAVIAKSELLITNDSAPLHIGSAFKVPTAAIFCATVPEFGFGPWQNRHLNLGVEGLSCRPCGRHGRQYCPTGTHACRKNLTPEMVVNAVQQLLTSCQPAFDPSSRRGLQK from the coding sequence GTGGCTCAAAACGAGCGGGCTCGTATAACGGCCGAACGCATTTTACTTGTACAAACAAGTTTTCTGGGAGACCTAGTACTCTCAACTCCTGTGATCTCTGCCTTGCAGGAAATTTTCCCAGCAGCAAAAATTAGTCTGTTAACTACAGTGGAAAGTGCCGACCTCGTGCGCTCAGACCCGCATGTAAACGCAGTGATTACTTTTGATAAGCGTAGATCTGATGCTGGTTTGAAGGGCTTATTCAGACTGGCCAAGCAACTTAGAGGGGAAAAGTTTGATCTTGCGGTGAGTTTGCACCGCTCCTGGCGCACAGCAGTGCTACTTTTTCTTGCAGGCATTCCTCGTCGCGTCGGCTTTGCGGAAGCTTCAGCGAGATTTTTGTATACCCAGACTTGTCCCGGACGCGATCTCGAGCATGCTGTGCTCAGAAATTTAGCGATTGTGAGAAATTTTGGCGTTGACCCACAGACACTCCCTGCGGATTTAAAGCTCTGCCTGCCTCAAGCGGCACGCGAGAAAGCAGCGCAAGTTTTGCAGACTTTTGGCAACAAGCGCATTGTAACAATTGCGCCAGGCAGCGTTTGGCTCACAAAACGCTGGCTACCAGAATATTTTGCTGAAGTAGCTCGGCAATTAAACGCAGCTGATTTCGCTGTATGTTTAGTGGGTGGGCCAAGTGACAGGGAAGCTGCGCAGCTGATTGAAACAACAACTGGCAGCCAAGTGCTTAATCTGGTCGGCAAGCTTACTTTGATTGAATCCGCAGCAGTTATTGCAAAGTCTGAGTTGTTGATTACAAATGACAGCGCACCGCTACACATTGGATCTGCATTTAAAGTTCCAACTGCGGCAATTTTTTGCGCCACAGTGCCTGAATTTGGTTTTGGCCCGTGGCAAAACAGGCATCTCAATCTCGGTGTGGAAGGCTTAAGCTGCCGTCCTTGCGGGCGGCATGGCAGGCAATATTGTCCGACGGGGACCCATGCTTGCCGCAAAAATCTCACTCCTGAGATGGTAGTAAACGCGGTACAGCAATTGCTGACCTCTTGTCAGCCTGCCTTCGACCCGAGCTCACGACGAGGTCTCCAAAAATGA
- a CDS encoding GDP-mannose 4,6-dehydratase — protein sequence MKCVVTGCAGFIGSHLTERLLNDGHEVVGVDSFLDYYPRAIKEKNLQVARDHRAFNFVEGNLAKLDLLPILEGASWIFHQAAQAGVRASWGKSFDLYLESNIQATQRLLEAAKDRAVRNSLKKIVYASSSSVYGNAETYPTTEKMKPQPVSPYGVTKLSAEHLMSLYTTEFGVPTASLRYFTVYGPRQRPDMAFHKFIKAGLQNQALTIYGDGEQTRDFTFISDAIQANLSAAQAQSSALVFNIGGGSRVSVKKVLSVLEELIGRKLNLSFQETQAGDARHTAADISLAQREIGYQPKVSLEQGLSEELAWLKTSGLV from the coding sequence ATGAAATGTGTTGTTACCGGATGTGCCGGATTTATCGGGTCACATCTCACAGAGCGTTTATTAAATGATGGGCACGAAGTTGTTGGAGTCGATTCGTTCCTCGACTACTATCCGCGCGCAATTAAAGAAAAAAATCTACAAGTAGCACGGGATCACCGCGCATTTAATTTTGTCGAGGGAAATCTTGCGAAGTTAGATTTACTGCCAATACTTGAAGGCGCAAGCTGGATTTTCCATCAAGCAGCGCAAGCTGGCGTGCGCGCCAGTTGGGGTAAGAGTTTTGATCTCTACCTGGAGAGCAATATCCAAGCGACGCAGCGCCTACTTGAAGCAGCTAAAGATCGTGCAGTGCGTAATTCGCTAAAGAAAATTGTCTACGCCTCAAGCTCTTCAGTTTATGGGAATGCGGAAACGTACCCCACAACTGAAAAGATGAAACCACAACCAGTCAGCCCCTATGGCGTGACCAAGCTTTCAGCTGAGCATTTAATGAGCCTCTATACGACAGAATTTGGCGTGCCGACTGCGAGTCTACGTTACTTCACTGTTTACGGGCCGCGCCAACGCCCAGACATGGCCTTTCATAAGTTTATTAAAGCAGGTCTACAAAACCAAGCACTGACGATTTATGGTGATGGTGAGCAAACCCGTGATTTCACCTTCATCAGTGATGCGATTCAAGCAAACTTGAGCGCCGCGCAAGCCCAGAGCTCAGCTCTCGTGTTTAACATCGGCGGAGGCTCACGCGTTTCTGTAAAGAAAGTGCTCAGTGTGCTTGAAGAATTAATCGGTAGAAAATTAAATTTAAGCTTTCAAGAGACTCAAGCCGGGGATGCGCGACATACTGCGGCGGATATTTCCTTGGCACAACGTGAAATTGGGTATCAGCCCAAGGTTAGTCTTGAGCAAGGTTTAAGCGAGGAATTAGCGTGGCTCAAAACGAGCGGGCTCGTATAA
- a CDS encoding YicC family protein, protein MSLTSMTGFGKAVKSFPTHDVEVEIRSVNHRYLDVSVRLPGQYSAYEIPCNEIVKKLLRRGKVDLRVVIAEKSETASGVNLKLDQNLFQQYFSLYQQAFQQVLSGAERWREQAVFEVLGRHDVISKDSSPLETQLLPLAELQTVLELALQSLLEMRTAEGKKLTEILKKNLSDLKVIAQKIEALALQSRDFYRTKLEERLKNFAPANTIDPDRLSQEVILAADRTDYTEEVDRLRSHFTQFEKLLGASDDIGKKLDFLCQEMHREFTTCGAKSELAEVSLLIVEAKSLLEKIREQVQNVE, encoded by the coding sequence ATGTCACTTACGAGCATGACAGGTTTCGGTAAGGCTGTTAAATCCTTTCCTACGCATGACGTCGAGGTTGAAATCAGGTCTGTTAATCATCGCTATTTAGATGTGAGCGTTAGATTGCCTGGGCAATACTCTGCGTATGAAATTCCCTGTAATGAAATTGTCAAAAAACTTTTACGACGTGGCAAAGTTGATTTGCGTGTTGTCATTGCAGAAAAATCAGAAACTGCTTCGGGCGTCAATCTGAAATTGGATCAAAATCTTTTCCAGCAATACTTTAGTCTTTATCAACAAGCATTTCAGCAAGTCTTAAGTGGTGCAGAGCGCTGGCGTGAACAGGCGGTCTTTGAAGTCCTGGGCCGCCATGATGTAATTTCTAAGGATTCAAGCCCACTTGAAACTCAACTTCTGCCCTTAGCAGAACTCCAAACGGTGCTAGAGCTTGCGCTGCAATCCTTACTTGAGATGCGCACCGCGGAGGGCAAGAAATTAACTGAAATCTTAAAAAAGAATCTTAGTGATTTGAAGGTCATTGCGCAAAAGATTGAGGCTCTAGCCTTGCAGTCACGCGATTTTTATCGAACTAAACTTGAAGAGCGGCTTAAGAATTTTGCTCCGGCCAATACGATTGACCCAGACAGGTTAAGCCAAGAAGTCATTCTTGCTGCTGACCGCACTGATTACACAGAAGAAGTAGACCGCCTGAGAAGTCATTTTACTCAGTTTGAGAAGCTTCTCGGTGCAAGTGATGATATCGGTAAGAAGCTAGATTTTCTCTGCCAAGAAATGCATCGTGAATTTACTACCTGTGGCGCTAAGTCAGAGCTGGCTGAAGTTTCCTTATTGATTGTCGAAGCCAAGTCATTACTTGAAAAAATCCGCGAACAGGTTCAAAACGTGGAGTAG
- a CDS encoding YqhA family protein produces MKKTKNGGAHPHSKIELWLENGLFWSRWLHVVFYVGLGVVQVGMMTYFVKDLLKIFSEILHFDGEQLILAVLGLVDVVLVAQLTYMVTLGGYTTMVSHLDIKDRHPDKPKWLAHISPTTLKTKLAQSLIGISGVGLLRAFFELDKLQPNHVWMRLAIHGLFVFSALALGLLEKMSDDGDEKHHRDGGDSPPQGEKEPYLPHSG; encoded by the coding sequence ATGAAAAAAACCAAGAACGGAGGAGCCCACCCGCACTCCAAAATAGAGCTTTGGCTTGAGAACGGTCTGTTCTGGAGTCGTTGGCTGCACGTCGTCTTTTATGTAGGTCTTGGTGTTGTGCAAGTTGGCATGATGACTTACTTCGTCAAGGATTTGCTGAAGATTTTTAGCGAGATCCTGCATTTTGATGGAGAACAATTGATTCTTGCCGTTCTCGGCTTGGTCGATGTGGTCTTAGTTGCGCAACTCACCTACATGGTTACTCTCGGGGGTTACACGACAATGGTTTCGCACCTCGATATCAAAGATCGTCACCCCGATAAGCCGAAATGGCTTGCGCACATCAGCCCAACAACGCTCAAAACCAAACTTGCTCAATCATTGATTGGTATCTCTGGCGTGGGATTGCTCAGGGCATTTTTTGAATTAGACAAGTTGCAGCCAAACCACGTTTGGATGCGCTTGGCAATTCACGGATTGTTTGTTTTCTCAGCACTGGCCCTTGGTTTGCTCGAGAAAATGTCTGATGACGGCGATGAGAAACATCATCGTGATGGGGGTGATTCGCCGCCGCAAGGGGAAAAGGAACCCTATCTCCCGCACTCAGGCTGA
- the rfaE1 gene encoding D-glycero-beta-D-manno-heptose-7-phosphate kinase: MLSAAKRNELLEIVARMEGKRVLVIGDLILDHYIWGAADRVSPEAPVLVVHVRTEDFRAGGAGNVVQNLIELGAKVSVCGVIGADSFGADLIQKLSSRGVDTQGVIKDPSRETIRKTRVIAQSQQIVRVDRESTDQIGAATEKQILDFVRAHSAHVDAIIISDYAKGVITSKLFELFAALKPVIVVDPKQANFSIYKNATIIKPNRSEAQLASGMKIKTIEDAYRAGKKLLEIWPCQTVLITLGDQGVAMISRDGQTIHVPTKTREVYDVSGAGDTVSAVFTLALATGANLTQAAELANHAASVVVGEVGTVPITKGQLITELNEDHH; the protein is encoded by the coding sequence ATGCTTAGCGCAGCAAAACGAAATGAGTTGCTTGAGATTGTTGCACGGATGGAAGGTAAGCGTGTGCTTGTGATTGGGGATTTAATTCTCGATCACTATATCTGGGGAGCAGCCGACCGAGTTTCTCCAGAAGCACCAGTCTTGGTCGTGCATGTTCGCACAGAAGATTTTAGGGCAGGGGGAGCTGGTAACGTCGTCCAGAACTTGATTGAGCTCGGAGCTAAGGTTAGCGTTTGTGGCGTGATTGGCGCGGACTCTTTCGGCGCTGATTTGATTCAAAAATTATCAAGTCGTGGCGTTGATACTCAGGGAGTGATCAAAGACCCTAGCCGTGAAACGATTCGTAAGACTCGTGTAATTGCACAATCACAGCAAATTGTGCGTGTCGATCGAGAATCGACCGATCAAATTGGTGCGGCTACTGAAAAACAAATTCTTGATTTCGTGCGCGCACATTCAGCTCATGTCGATGCAATTATTATCTCTGACTACGCTAAGGGTGTAATTACTTCAAAATTATTTGAGCTCTTTGCCGCACTAAAGCCGGTGATTGTCGTTGACCCTAAACAGGCTAATTTTTCGATTTATAAAAATGCAACGATCATCAAGCCGAATCGATCAGAGGCGCAACTTGCCTCCGGGATGAAAATAAAAACTATCGAAGACGCCTATCGGGCAGGCAAAAAGTTACTAGAAATCTGGCCCTGTCAGACTGTTTTAATTACACTTGGCGATCAAGGGGTAGCAATGATTTCGCGTGATGGGCAAACTATTCACGTGCCGACAAAAACGCGAGAAGTTTATGATGTCTCAGGTGCAGGCGACACTGTCTCTGCAGTTTTTACCCTGGCGCTTGCGACAGGGGCAAATCTGACTCAAGCTGCAGAGCTTGCAAATCACGCAGCAAGTGTCGTAGTTGGGGAAGTTGGTACAGTGCCAATTACCAAGGGTCAATTAATTACTGAACTCAATGAGGATCATCATTAA
- the gmk gene encoding guanylate kinase gives MSGTNRPIVRPVYPILFCFCGPTASGKSTITESILNRAKHLRKSISTTTRSPRPGEVDGRDYYFVSTTEFEARRRANQFIENAIYSGNQYGTERRNIEEALRDHVDLIFNIEIEGVTALKNLYPGQVVTVFVFPPSFQELEDRLNRRGAETEEEMKLRIDTAHHEVEVLSDAKFSDYFLVNNTLDHAIDRGLAIVEAERIAVRHIGADFFKQLQRS, from the coding sequence ATGTCCGGCACCAATCGACCAATTGTTCGACCAGTTTATCCGATATTATTCTGCTTTTGCGGACCGACTGCCAGCGGTAAATCTACAATTACTGAGTCGATTTTAAATCGCGCTAAACACCTCAGGAAATCAATTTCCACAACAACGCGTAGCCCCCGGCCTGGTGAAGTTGATGGCCGTGATTATTACTTTGTTTCTACGACCGAGTTTGAGGCGCGGCGCAGAGCAAATCAATTTATTGAAAACGCGATCTATAGTGGCAATCAATATGGTACAGAAAGGCGCAATATCGAAGAAGCGCTGCGAGATCACGTGGATTTGATTTTTAATATTGAGATTGAAGGCGTTACGGCACTAAAAAATCTATACCCTGGTCAAGTTGTAACAGTATTTGTTTTCCCACCATCTTTTCAAGAATTAGAAGACAGGCTGAATCGACGTGGCGCAGAGACTGAAGAGGAAATGAAGCTACGTATTGATACTGCGCATCACGAAGTTGAAGTTTTGTCCGATGCCAAATTTAGTGACTATTTTCTGGTCAATAACACGCTCGATCATGCAATCGACCGAGGCCTAGCCATCGTTGAAGCTGAGCGCATTGCCGTGCGCCACATTGGTGCAGATTTTTTTAAGCAGTTACAACGTTCATAA
- a CDS encoding glycosyltransferase family 9 protein, which produces MDTYPQKILVILFGAIGDVTRALPLVTRLKRSWPNAQITWAVEPISKSLVENHPAIDKILVFDRPRGFSGYLEFLRKMRSQNFDLTLDLQRHFKSGVTSLLSRAPRRVCFHRKNSREFNWIFNTEQVPAAEHFSSKVIQYQAFGDYLGLAVATPLDFGLQPTKLARQTALEILNSAGRSEGDRLVGLLLGSTWETRLWPVEYYQELIQRMHVECQLVPVLIGAKSERVYAAALTATAKVKLINLVEKTSLGLLPAVFSEMLLAVGSDSGPMHIAAASGIPVVSLWGPTSPERSQPWGSEQWIMQGQADCSPCYLKQCPGLGTICMKSILPEAVSMQVSRIVKHG; this is translated from the coding sequence ATGGATACTTATCCACAAAAGATTTTGGTTATTCTTTTTGGCGCAATTGGTGACGTTACTAGAGCCTTGCCACTGGTAACGCGACTCAAGCGTTCCTGGCCAAATGCGCAGATTACCTGGGCCGTTGAACCGATTTCCAAGAGTCTGGTTGAAAACCATCCAGCGATTGATAAAATTCTCGTGTTTGATCGTCCTCGTGGCTTTAGCGGCTATTTAGAATTTCTCAGAAAAATGCGTAGCCAAAATTTTGATTTAACTCTTGATTTGCAAAGGCACTTTAAAAGCGGGGTGACTTCTCTATTAAGCCGTGCGCCGCGCCGCGTTTGTTTCCATCGAAAAAACTCACGCGAATTCAACTGGATTTTTAATACGGAACAAGTTCCGGCAGCCGAACATTTTTCTTCTAAGGTCATACAGTATCAAGCTTTTGGTGATTATCTAGGTTTAGCTGTAGCAACACCACTTGATTTTGGATTACAGCCGACTAAACTCGCGCGACAAACTGCACTTGAAATCTTAAATTCTGCTGGGCGCAGTGAAGGGGATCGTTTGGTTGGGTTACTGCTGGGCTCGACCTGGGAAACGAGACTCTGGCCAGTTGAGTATTATCAGGAATTAATCCAGCGGATGCATGTAGAGTGCCAATTGGTGCCGGTGTTAATTGGCGCCAAGAGTGAACGAGTTTATGCGGCAGCGCTAACTGCTACAGCTAAAGTTAAGCTGATTAATTTAGTTGAAAAGACTTCACTTGGTTTATTACCGGCAGTTTTTTCTGAAATGCTACTTGCCGTTGGATCGGACTCGGGGCCAATGCATATTGCGGCTGCTAGCGGCATTCCAGTCGTCTCACTTTGGGGCCCGACTAGTCCCGAGCGATCTCAGCCTTGGGGTTCGGAACAGTGGATTATGCAAGGTCAAGCTGATTGTAGCCCATGTTATTTAAAGCAATGTCCTGGCCTTGGAACAATTTGCATGAAATCAATTTTACCTGAAGCTGTATCCATGCAAGTATCGCGTATTGTAAAACATGGATAA
- a CDS encoding M48 family metalloprotease gives MSKLKAHFFLIFLISLNACTTARRPVVPGEIPTPRPVSVQDEQYGHQVLEQLSKEYDLDYNDPRLSKIERVVDKLTKAANVDKAPWHVYLFKAPEVKNAAATRGNHIFVWSGLLDFTQTEEELATVLSHEIAHLLAGHTDPDPNEQVKKILIAVGAVAASTAVSTVSNGAYSSLGDIASSLTQGIGSGIFLNPYSRQLELEADHVGLFMMADAKYDPARAVAFWARVQDHPDFQTGPQFFSTHPPAQERLTALQNYLPEAELRFQGKATKQNFASANNMSVTSSQWQSSPNNQRDRMLNLNQSHARVISNRAIVYASPSSQSRKLGEIRLGGFVNILSEKNGWTQITAPTNGFVRSADIQ, from the coding sequence ATGTCTAAGCTGAAGGCACATTTCTTCTTAATTTTTCTAATCAGTCTAAACGCCTGCACCACAGCACGCAGACCAGTTGTGCCTGGTGAAATTCCAACTCCACGGCCAGTTTCAGTTCAAGACGAGCAATACGGCCACCAAGTCCTTGAACAATTAAGCAAAGAATACGACCTCGACTATAACGATCCTAGGCTTTCAAAAATTGAACGCGTCGTCGACAAATTAACTAAAGCTGCAAACGTTGATAAAGCTCCCTGGCATGTTTATCTTTTCAAAGCACCAGAAGTAAAAAACGCGGCTGCAACGCGAGGAAATCATATTTTTGTCTGGTCTGGCCTGCTCGACTTCACGCAAACCGAGGAAGAACTGGCGACGGTCTTGTCGCATGAAATTGCCCATTTACTTGCGGGACATACTGACCCCGATCCTAATGAACAGGTTAAAAAAATCCTCATCGCAGTAGGCGCTGTCGCGGCAAGTACCGCTGTCTCTACTGTTTCGAACGGCGCGTATTCAAGCCTCGGCGACATTGCCTCATCACTGACTCAAGGCATTGGCAGTGGAATTTTTTTAAACCCCTACTCGCGCCAGCTTGAGCTTGAAGCGGATCATGTTGGCCTCTTTATGATGGCCGACGCAAAGTATGACCCCGCACGTGCAGTTGCTTTCTGGGCGCGGGTGCAAGATCATCCGGATTTTCAGACTGGACCACAGTTTTTTTCAACTCACCCCCCCGCTCAAGAGCGCTTGACTGCACTGCAAAATTATCTGCCCGAGGCAGAGCTGCGCTTCCAAGGAAAAGCAACAAAACAAAACTTTGCCAGCGCTAATAACATGAGCGTCACTTCTAGCCAGTGGCAGAGCAGTCCAAATAATCAACGAGATAGAATGCTCAACCTCAATCAAAGTCACGCACGAGTGATCAGTAACCGCGCAATTGTTTATGCATCACCATCAAGTCAATCACGCAAGCTCGGTGAGATCCGGCTTGGTGGATTTGTAAATATTCTGTCAGAGAAAAATGGCTGGACCCAAATCACTGCGCCAACAAATGGCTTTGTCAGAAGCGCAGATATCCAGTAG